The sequence CGCACATGCGTGTCAAGGTCTTGATTGTCGAGGACTCCAAGGCGTCGCGCGAGTACATCGCCGCGACCGTGGAGGCCGTGGAGGGCATCGAGGCGATTGTCACCTCGAGCGGCTTCGAGGCCCTGAAGCTGCTGCCGCGCCACCGGTTCGAGCTCATCATCACCGACATCAACATGCCCGACATCAACGGGCTGGAGCTCATCAACTTCGTCAAGAAGAACCCCAACTACCGGGACGTGCCGCTGTTCATCATCACCACCGAGGGCCGCGAGCAGGACCGCGACCGCGGCATGGCGCTGGGCGCGACGGAGTACCTGGTCAAACCCTTCCTGCCCGGGAGCCTGGAAGAGCTCCTGCGGCGGTACCTGAAGCTGCCGTGAATCCCGGTTCCAAGGCCCTGGCCGAGTTCGTGGCCGAGGCGACCGAAATCCTCGACGCGCTGGGCAAGGACCTGCTCGTCCTCGACGAGCGGCGCGGGCAGGAGGCGGACCCGGACCTGGTCAACGGCATCTTCCGTGCGGCGCACTCGCTCAAGGGGTTGTCCGGGCTGTTCGGCCAGGAGCGCATCTCCCGGCTGGCGCATGGGACGGAGGAGTTGCTGGACCGGCTGCGCCTGGGCCGGCTGCGGCTGGACGACACGGCGCTGGACGCGCTGATCGAAGCGCTGGACGCGTTCCAGGCGCTCCTGGCCGAGGCGGCGAGGGGAGCGGAGACAGAGCCGCTCACCCGGCGCGTGGAGGCGATGACGGAGCGGCTGGCGGGGCTGGGCTCGCCGCCCGTGTCGGTGGACGAGGACCCGCTGGACCGGCTGGAGCTGGACCCGCAGGTGCGCTCCGTCTTCACCGAGTACGAGGAGCACCGGCTCCGGGAGAATGTCCGGCGCGGCGTGTCGCTGTGGCGCGTGCGGGCCGCGTTCGACCTGTCCGACTTCGACAAGGGGCTGGCGGACCTCAACGCGCGCCTCAAGCCGATGGGCGAGGTCATCAGCACGCTGCCCTCCGCGCGACCGGGAGGAGCGCACGGCATCGCCTTCGACCTCATCTTCGGTGCGCAGGCGTCGGGCGATGAGCTGGAGGCGGGGCTGAAGGGCACGCCGGCGGAGTTGGCCCCGCTGGTGGTGCGCCCAGCGGCCGGCGCCACGCAGGCCGCCGCAAAGGCACTGGCCCGCGCCGTGGAGCCACCTCCGTCCTCACGCACGACGCTGGCTCGCGTGGATGAGCCCGCGGCCCCGGCGAAGCGCGGTGGGAAGAAGAAGCGTGGCAAGGCGGGCGCTTCGCCCGATGGCGCAGGAGGCCAGCAGCCCCTGCTGCCGGCATCGGAGACCGACGGGGCAGAGGGGGCGGGCGCTGACGACGCTCACGTGTCGTCGGCATCGTCGCGTGCCGGGCGGGCCGGTTCCTCGGGCCTGGGCGATGCGCAGGCGCCGTCGACCGCAGCCGGCCTTCAGCGCGGTGCGGGTGACACGCTGGTTCCGGCGACACCTTTCGGGCGCCCACAGGGGACAGGTGACGCGCAGTCACCCACGTCCTCCTCCGCGCGTCCGAACGGCTCCGGGGATGCACTGGTGCCGGTGTCGCCCTCCGCGCTCCAGTCTCCACCGGGCGCGTCCGGTGCGTCGGTGGCGTACCTGCAATCCGCCAGCGCGGCACAGCGCGTGCGCGCGGTGGTGACGGAGACGTCTGGCGCGGGCACGGCCTCCTCCGCGCGCCCGGAGGGCGACAGCACCTCGCTGCGCTCGCTGACGCAGACG comes from Pyxidicoccus parkwaysis and encodes:
- a CDS encoding response regulator — protein: MRVKVLIVEDSKASREYIAATVEAVEGIEAIVTSSGFEALKLLPRHRFELIITDINMPDINGLELINFVKKNPNYRDVPLFIITTEGREQDRDRGMALGATEYLVKPFLPGSLEELLRRYLKLP
- a CDS encoding chemotaxis protein CheA gives rise to the protein MNPGSKALAEFVAEATEILDALGKDLLVLDERRGQEADPDLVNGIFRAAHSLKGLSGLFGQERISRLAHGTEELLDRLRLGRLRLDDTALDALIEALDAFQALLAEAARGAETEPLTRRVEAMTERLAGLGSPPVSVDEDPLDRLELDPQVRSVFTEYEEHRLRENVRRGVSLWRVRAAFDLSDFDKGLADLNARLKPMGEVISTLPSARPGGAHGIAFDLIFGAQASGDELEAGLKGTPAELAPLVVRPAAGATQAAAKALARAVEPPPSSRTTLARVDEPAAPAKRGGKKKRGKAGASPDGAGGQQPLLPASETDGAEGAGADDAHVSSASSRAGRAGSSGLGDAQAPSTAAGLQRGAGDTLVPATPFGRPQGTGDAQSPTSSSARPNGSGDALVPVSPSALQSPPGASGASVAYLQSASAAQRVRAVVTETSGAGTASSARPEGDSTSLRSLTQTVRVDISKLDGLINMVGELLLIKANLQRLAESARQDGAVALSKLFGQELARETRGLERKLEALQEGLLEARMVPVGQVFDKLARLVRRITREAGKEIEFVIGGGEVELDKLIVEELSDPLMHLIRNAIDHGVEPPDTRLSAGKPRRAVVALRAEQKGNHVVIEVSDDGAGIDELRVREVALTRGLITFSQAQEMSRRELLNLIFLPGFSTARSVSELSGRGVGLDVVKNNLGNLSGIIDVWSERGKGTAFHLTLPVTLAIIRALVVGVSGRTYAVPLNSVLEILSVQPKDIRTVERREVLDLRGQTLPFMRLARMFALPERPVSRYFVVVVGLAQERLGIAVDELYGQQDIVTKPLGGRLQSVRGISGATDLGNRRTVLVLDVAALLEEGLAMERRRA